One genomic segment of Theobroma cacao cultivar B97-61/B2 chromosome 6, Criollo_cocoa_genome_V2, whole genome shotgun sequence includes these proteins:
- the LOC18595889 gene encoding probable sulfate transporter 3.4 — protein sequence MGANSNRVEDFSSHNGSAATTTTLKVSTEIPMPPPEAMEIHNVCLPPQKTTFQKLKHRLSEIFFPDDPLYRFKKQTWRKKLVLGLQCLFPIFQWGPEYNLSLFRSDIISGLTIASLAIPQGISYAKLANLPPIIGLYSSFIPPLIYSVLGSSRHLAVGPVSIASLVMGTMLSESVSPVEEPILYLKLAFTATFFAGLFQASLGLLRLGFVIDFLSKATLIGFMAGAAVIVSLQQLKGLLGIVHFTGKMQLIPVMTSVFDRRKEWSWQTVGLGSIFLLFLLTTRHISMRKPKLFWVSAAAPLTSVILSTLFVFCVKSKAHGISIIGQLQKGLNPPSLNMLYFNGQYLALAIKTGIITGILSLTEGIAVGRTFASLRNYQVDGNKEMMAIGLMNIAGSCTSCYVTTGSFSRSAVNYNAGAQTAVSNIVLATAVLVTLLFLMPLFYYTPNVILGAIIITAVIGLIDYQAAYKLWKVDKLDFLACVCSFFGVLFISVPLGLAIAVGVSVFKILLHVTRPNTVVLGNIPRTEIYQSLNRYREASRVPSFLILAIESPIYFANSTYLQERILRWVREEEEWIKANRESTLKCIIIDMTAVTAIDTSGIDMVCELRKMLEKRSLQLVLVNPVGSVTEKLHHSKILESFGMNAFYLTVGKAVADVSASWKPQP from the exons atgggtgCAAACTCTAACAGGGTGGAAGATTTCTCTAGCCATAATGGAAGTGCTGCAACAACAACAACTCTCAAGGTTTCAACAGAGATACCAATGCCGCCACCTGAGGCAATGGAGATACACAACGTTTGCCTGCCACCACAGAAAACCACTTTCCAGAAGCTAAAACACAGGCTTTCTGAGATATTCTTCCCTGATGATCCTCTCTACAGATTCAAGAAGCAAACATGGCGTAAGAAACTGGTTTTGGGACTTCAGTGTTTGTTCCCAATATTCCAGTGGGGGCCTGAGTATAATCTCAGCCTGTTCAGGTCTGATATCATTTCTGGTCTCACCATTGCTAGCCTTGCAATCCCACAG GGGATCAGTTATGCAAAGCTTGCAAATTTGCCACCTATTATTGGACTAT ATTCAAGCTTTATTCCCCCATTGATTTATTCTGTCCTTGGAAGTTCTAGACATCTTGCTGTTGGTCCAGTGTCCATCGCATCCTTAGTCATGGGCACAATGTTAAGTGAAAGTGTTTCTCCTGTTGAAGAGCCAATTCTCTACCTAAAATTGGCCTTCACTGCAACCTTCTTTGCTGGTTTATTTCAGGCATCTTTGGGTCTGTTAAG GTTAGGCTTCGTGATTGATTTTCTGTCCAAGGCAACTCTTATTGGATTCATGGCTGGAGCAGCAGTCATTGTGTCCTTACAGCAGCTGAAAGGGTTGCTTGGAATTGTTCATTTTACTGGCAAGATGCAACTCATTCCTGTTATGACCTCTGTATTTGACCGTAGAAAAGAG TGGTCCTGGCAAACTGTTGGATTGGGATCCATCTTCCTGTTGTTTCTGTTGACAACAAGGCATATC AGCATGAGGAAACCAAAGCTTTTCTGGGTATCAGCAGCCGCCCCGTTAACATCAGTGATTCTCTCAACTCTTTTTGTCTTCTGCGTTAAATCAAAAGCTCATGGAATCTCAATT ATTGGCCAATTGCAAAAGGGTTTGAATCCACCTTCATTGAACATGCTATACTTTAATGGCCAATATCTTGCATTAGCTATCAAGACTGGCATTATCACTGGGATCTTGTCGCTCACT gAAGGAATTGCAGTGGGAAGGACATTTGCTTCTCTAAGGAACTACCAAGTTGATGGAAACAAAGAAATGATGGCTATTGGCCTCATGAACATTGCTGGTTCTTGCACTTCATGTTATGTTACAACAG GATCATTTTCTCGATCTGCAGTAAATTATAATGCTGGAGCACAAACAGCAGTCTCTAACATAGTATTAGCTACAGCAGTGCTTGTGACTCTGCTGTTTCTCATGCCACTGTTTTACTACACCCCTAATGTCATCTTAGGAGCCATCATCATAACAGCAGTGATTGGGCTTATTGATTATCAAGCCGCATACAAATTGTGGAAAGTTGACAAACTCGATTTCCTGGCTTGTGTTTGCTCCTTCTTTGGGGTTCTTTTCATATCTGTTCCTTTGGGACTTGCCATTGCT GTTGGAGTTTCTGTATTCAAGATTCTCTTGCATGTCACCAGGCCAAACACTGTGGTCTTGGGGAATATTCCAAGAACAGAGATATACCAAAGCCTCAACCGATACAGAGAAGCTTCAAGGGTCCCTTCGTTTCTCATACTGGCCATTGAATCTCCGATCTACTTTGCAAATTCGACTTATCTACAGGAGAG GATATTAAGATGGGTTCGAGAGGAGGAAGAATGGATTAAGGCAAACCGTGAAAGCACTTTGAAATGTATAATCATTGACATGACTG CTGTCACAGCCATAGATACAAGCGGCATCGACATGGTATGTGAACTAAGAAAGATGCTGGAGAAAAGATCACTTCAG CTTGTGTTGGTAAATCCTGTGGGAAGTGTGACGGAAAAGTTGCATCACTCCAAAATCTTGGAGTCGTTTGGAATGAATGCCTTCTATCTCACAGTCGGGAAAGCCGTGGCAGATGTCTCAGCTTCATGGAAGCCTCAGCCATGA
- the LOC18595890 gene encoding protein SYS1 homolog → MFYGAVVWDPWLIVAQIVCLQCLYYLSLGVFLSFLVGTRVSRMSLVYFFDFATVTTSTVTGWCVIASFLLSSIAGAGYMLYLIERAKKCLDFSATLYIIHLFICIVYGGWPSSVTWWVVNGIGVAVMALLGEYLCIRRELREIPITRYRSNV, encoded by the exons ATGTTCTATGGTGCGGTGGTATGGGACCCTTGGCTTATTGTAGCCCAAATTGTTTGCCTTCAATGTTTATACTACCTCAGTCTTGGAGTCTTCTTGTCCTTTCTTGTGGGCACTCGTGTTTCTCGAATGAGTTTGGTCTATTTCTTTGACTTTGCTACTGTTACTACCTCTACTGTTACTGGCTGGTGTGTTATTGCTTCATTCCTGCTCAGCTCTATAGCAGG AGCTGGGTACATGCTTTATCTGATTGAAAGGGCAAAAAAGTGCTTAGATTTTTCAGCCACACTCTatattattcatctttttATATGCATCGTATATGGAGGTTGGCCTTCCTCAGTAACATGGTGGGTTGTGAATGGTATTGGAGTTGCAGTGATGGCTTTGCTAGGTGAATATCTATGTATTAGACGGGAACTGAGAGAGATTCCCATAACGCGATACCGATCAA ATGTTTGA
- the LOC18595891 gene encoding MAR-binding filament-like protein 1-1 isoform X1: MVFVIGSSCYLQTLISNPQMLFSSSQSVFFNVRNAETKRRRRSIRSPMACLAHEDPNDDVSSKRRAVLLVGMSILPFLQLRAQALEGSTLSRERQRKRKKDGEVEETMELPMAVASEGSEVKKPERNQIAESELNKPEANQISESQLNKPEEAREDIPSNPFLSLLNGLGIFGAGVLGALYALVQKEKKATNETIESMKIKLQEKEAAIFSTEKDFESQLLNEQEKQTKQLKEAKEEQLSLMDRLDAANNTITGLGQELKNEKRLIEKLKAQIDSLQSNLTKAGEEKRSLEEELKKKLDSIEVLQQKVNLLSSELNDKEGKIQKLNSSLVEKESELKNLNSTFKQTKEELGKAHTEIEGLKEELLRNQSELESKSSVVDELNARISYLMVERDNSKQEFGALQDDYNDLKLSSEKKAAEGSKLLGEREKEIHQLKDKLELALNDVSENKAIFADLNKEKEHLKGALEVELHNVKNLKDELQLAEETIAKTRSEASDVCKQLNKSINHCKELESEVSRVRAEFDEAKLRLQGSLDESEQSGKVLASELTTAKELLKKTREELQIFSHELTAVTENRDSLQKELVDVYKKAETTANDLKEEKKIVSSLNKEVQALEKQIVKDKEARKSLETDLEEATKSLDEMNRNILKFSVDLERANAKISSLEDEKMVLYKTLTEQKNASKEARENMEDAHNLVMTLGKERESLEKRAKKLEEELASAKGEILRLRSQINSSKVGANDQPQQKGETEAKVTVSARKSTRRRKSSSQ, encoded by the exons TTGTGGGTATGTCAATTCTTCCTTTCTTGCAACTCAGAGCCCAAGCTCTTGAAGGCTCCACCTTAA GTAGAGAGAGgcagagaaagagaaaaaaggatgGAGAAGTAGAAGAAACAATGGAGCTACCAATGGCAGTTGCTAGTG AAGGAAGTGAGGTAAAGAAACCAGAGAGAAACCAAATAGCAGAAAGTGAGCTAAACAAACCAGAGGCAAACCAAATATCAGAAAGTCAGCTAAACAAACCAGAG GAAGCACGGGAAGATATACCATCCAATCCCTTTCTATCTCTCCTTAACGGTCTTGGAATTTTTGGTGCTGGTGTGCTTGGTGCACTCTATGCTCTGGTTCAGAAGGAGAAAAAGGCAACTAATGAAACCATAGAATCG ATGAAGATCAAATTGCAAGAAAAGGAAGCTGCAATATTTTCAACGGAGAAAGACTTTGAATCACAGCTGCTAAATGAACAGGAGAAACAAACCAAGCAACTCAAAGAGGCAAAGGAAGAACAGCTGTCTTTAATGGATCGACTAGATGCAGCTAACAATACAATTACAGGCTTAGGGCAGGAACTGAAAAATGAGAAGAGGTTAATTGAGAAGCTTAAAGCGCAAATTGACAGTCTTCAAAGCAACCTCACAAAGGCTGGGGAAGAGAAACGATCTCTTGAAGAAGAACTgaagaaaaagcttgattCAATTGAAGTCCTACAACAAAAAGTTAACTTGCTCAGTTCAGAACTTAACGATAAGGAAGGTAAAATTCAAAAGCTCAACTCTTCCCTTGTTGAAAAAGAATCAGAGTTGAAGAACTTGAACAGTACCTTCAAGCAAACAAAGGAAGAACTTGGGAAAGCACATACAGAGATTGAAGGCTTGAAGGAAGAATTACTGAGAAATCAAAGTGAACTTGAATCCAAAAGTTCTGTGGTGGATGAATTAAATGCAAGGATAAGTTATTTAATGGTTGAAAGAGATAATTCTAAGCAGGAATTTGGTGCTCTTCAGGATGATTACAATGATCTGAAATTGTCTTCTGAAAAGAAGGCAGCAGAAGGGTCTAAGCTTTTgggtgaaagagaaaaagaaattcacCAGCTAAAGGATAAACTCGAGCTTGCTCTAAATGATGTAAGTGAAAATAAAGCAATTTTTGCTGATTTGAACAAGGAAAAGGAACACCTAAAGGGAGCACTGGAGGTGGAATTGCACAATGTAAAGAACCTGAAAGACGAACTCCAACTTGCTGAGGAAACCATTGCAAAGACCAGAAGTGAGGCTTCTGATGTGTGCAAGCAACTAAACAAATCAATAAATCATTGTAAAGAGCTTGAGTCTGAGGTTTCTAGGGTTAGGGCTGAGTTTGATGAAGCTAAACTGAGACTGCAGGGTAGCCTTGATGAGTCAGAACAAAGTGGCAAAGTGCTAGCTAGTGAGCTCACAACTGCAAAAGAGCTTCTGAAGAAAACTAGGGAGGAGCTGCAGATTTTTTCTCATGAGCTGACTGCTGTGACAGAAAATCGGGATAGCCTTCAGAAGGAATTAGTTGATGTTTACAAAAAGGCAGAAACCACAGCCAATGATttgaaagaagagaaaaagattgtttcttctttaaaCAAAGAAGTACAGGCTTTGGAGAAGCAGATTGTGAAGGACAAAGAAGCAAGAAAGTCACTCGAAACAGACCTGGAAGAGGCTACCAAGTCACTTGATGAGATGAACcgaaatatattaaaattttctgtAGATCTTGAAAGGGCCAACGCTAAAATATCCAGTCTTGAGGATGAGAAAATGGTGCTTTATAAAACACTAACAGAGCAGAAGAATGCATCAAAAGAAGCCCGAGAAAACATGGAAGATGCTCATAACCTTGTCATGACACTTGGCAAGGAAAGGGAGAGTTTGGAAAAGCGAGCCAAGAAACTTGAGGAAGAACTAGCATCTGCTAAGGGTGAAATATTACGGTTGAGGAGTCAAATAAATTCATCTAAAGTTGGTGCAAATGATCAGCCTCAACAGAAGGGTGAAACTGAAGCAAAAGTCACCGTCAGTGCAAGGAAAAGTACCAGGAGGAGAAAAAGTAGCTCACAATGA
- the LOC18595891 gene encoding MAR-binding filament-like protein 1-1 isoform X2 has translation MVFVIGSSCYLQTLISNPQMLFSSSQSVFFNVRNAETKRRRRSIRSPMACLAHEDPNDDVSSKRRAVLLVGMSILPFLQLRAQALEGSTLKGSEVKKPERNQIAESELNKPEANQISESQLNKPEEAREDIPSNPFLSLLNGLGIFGAGVLGALYALVQKEKKATNETIESMKIKLQEKEAAIFSTEKDFESQLLNEQEKQTKQLKEAKEEQLSLMDRLDAANNTITGLGQELKNEKRLIEKLKAQIDSLQSNLTKAGEEKRSLEEELKKKLDSIEVLQQKVNLLSSELNDKEGKIQKLNSSLVEKESELKNLNSTFKQTKEELGKAHTEIEGLKEELLRNQSELESKSSVVDELNARISYLMVERDNSKQEFGALQDDYNDLKLSSEKKAAEGSKLLGEREKEIHQLKDKLELALNDVSENKAIFADLNKEKEHLKGALEVELHNVKNLKDELQLAEETIAKTRSEASDVCKQLNKSINHCKELESEVSRVRAEFDEAKLRLQGSLDESEQSGKVLASELTTAKELLKKTREELQIFSHELTAVTENRDSLQKELVDVYKKAETTANDLKEEKKIVSSLNKEVQALEKQIVKDKEARKSLETDLEEATKSLDEMNRNILKFSVDLERANAKISSLEDEKMVLYKTLTEQKNASKEARENMEDAHNLVMTLGKERESLEKRAKKLEEELASAKGEILRLRSQINSSKVGANDQPQQKGETEAKVTVSARKSTRRRKSSSQ, from the exons TTGTGGGTATGTCAATTCTTCCTTTCTTGCAACTCAGAGCCCAAGCTCTTGAAGGCTCCACCTTAA AAGGAAGTGAGGTAAAGAAACCAGAGAGAAACCAAATAGCAGAAAGTGAGCTAAACAAACCAGAGGCAAACCAAATATCAGAAAGTCAGCTAAACAAACCAGAG GAAGCACGGGAAGATATACCATCCAATCCCTTTCTATCTCTCCTTAACGGTCTTGGAATTTTTGGTGCTGGTGTGCTTGGTGCACTCTATGCTCTGGTTCAGAAGGAGAAAAAGGCAACTAATGAAACCATAGAATCG ATGAAGATCAAATTGCAAGAAAAGGAAGCTGCAATATTTTCAACGGAGAAAGACTTTGAATCACAGCTGCTAAATGAACAGGAGAAACAAACCAAGCAACTCAAAGAGGCAAAGGAAGAACAGCTGTCTTTAATGGATCGACTAGATGCAGCTAACAATACAATTACAGGCTTAGGGCAGGAACTGAAAAATGAGAAGAGGTTAATTGAGAAGCTTAAAGCGCAAATTGACAGTCTTCAAAGCAACCTCACAAAGGCTGGGGAAGAGAAACGATCTCTTGAAGAAGAACTgaagaaaaagcttgattCAATTGAAGTCCTACAACAAAAAGTTAACTTGCTCAGTTCAGAACTTAACGATAAGGAAGGTAAAATTCAAAAGCTCAACTCTTCCCTTGTTGAAAAAGAATCAGAGTTGAAGAACTTGAACAGTACCTTCAAGCAAACAAAGGAAGAACTTGGGAAAGCACATACAGAGATTGAAGGCTTGAAGGAAGAATTACTGAGAAATCAAAGTGAACTTGAATCCAAAAGTTCTGTGGTGGATGAATTAAATGCAAGGATAAGTTATTTAATGGTTGAAAGAGATAATTCTAAGCAGGAATTTGGTGCTCTTCAGGATGATTACAATGATCTGAAATTGTCTTCTGAAAAGAAGGCAGCAGAAGGGTCTAAGCTTTTgggtgaaagagaaaaagaaattcacCAGCTAAAGGATAAACTCGAGCTTGCTCTAAATGATGTAAGTGAAAATAAAGCAATTTTTGCTGATTTGAACAAGGAAAAGGAACACCTAAAGGGAGCACTGGAGGTGGAATTGCACAATGTAAAGAACCTGAAAGACGAACTCCAACTTGCTGAGGAAACCATTGCAAAGACCAGAAGTGAGGCTTCTGATGTGTGCAAGCAACTAAACAAATCAATAAATCATTGTAAAGAGCTTGAGTCTGAGGTTTCTAGGGTTAGGGCTGAGTTTGATGAAGCTAAACTGAGACTGCAGGGTAGCCTTGATGAGTCAGAACAAAGTGGCAAAGTGCTAGCTAGTGAGCTCACAACTGCAAAAGAGCTTCTGAAGAAAACTAGGGAGGAGCTGCAGATTTTTTCTCATGAGCTGACTGCTGTGACAGAAAATCGGGATAGCCTTCAGAAGGAATTAGTTGATGTTTACAAAAAGGCAGAAACCACAGCCAATGATttgaaagaagagaaaaagattgtttcttctttaaaCAAAGAAGTACAGGCTTTGGAGAAGCAGATTGTGAAGGACAAAGAAGCAAGAAAGTCACTCGAAACAGACCTGGAAGAGGCTACCAAGTCACTTGATGAGATGAACcgaaatatattaaaattttctgtAGATCTTGAAAGGGCCAACGCTAAAATATCCAGTCTTGAGGATGAGAAAATGGTGCTTTATAAAACACTAACAGAGCAGAAGAATGCATCAAAAGAAGCCCGAGAAAACATGGAAGATGCTCATAACCTTGTCATGACACTTGGCAAGGAAAGGGAGAGTTTGGAAAAGCGAGCCAAGAAACTTGAGGAAGAACTAGCATCTGCTAAGGGTGAAATATTACGGTTGAGGAGTCAAATAAATTCATCTAAAGTTGGTGCAAATGATCAGCCTCAACAGAAGGGTGAAACTGAAGCAAAAGTCACCGTCAGTGCAAGGAAAAGTACCAGGAGGAGAAAAAGTAGCTCACAATGA